The sequence ATCCGGCGCACCGACGGGGAGATCATCGTGGGCCCCAAGGGCAGCCACGTCCTGGGTGAGGGGGACATGGTCATCCTCCTGGCCGACGAGGACCAGATCGCCCGCCTCCACGCGATCGACTGACGCCGGCCTCTCGAGGCGCGCCAAGTCCGCGAAAAATTTGAATCCGGGGTGTGATCCGGGCGTCCCCGGGTTAGGTTCCCCGCCATGCGCACGACCGATCGACTCGCCTCCTACACCCTCACCTCCTCCCTCGTCCTCCTCGGCCTGCTGGTGCTCCTGGCCCCGCCGGCCCGGGCCGCCGACGCGAAGGAGACCGAGGCGGTCGCCGGGGCTGCCGCCGAGGCCGCGCCGGAGAAGCCGGCCATCGTGCTCAACCCGACCCCCCCGCCCCCGGATCTCGACTGGAAGAAGGGCAAGGGCACGTACCTGGCCGACAGCCTCCCCCTCCTCGAGGCCTTCGAGCCGGCGGAGATCGGCCCCCACCCGGTCATCCTCATCCTGGTCGACGCGCTTCGCCCCGACCACCTGAGCTTCCACGGCTACCCGCGGGAGACCAGCCCCAACCTCGACGCCTTCGCGCGGGACGGCCTCTCCTTCGACCGCTTCTACGTGGCGGCCCCCTGGACCCGGCCCTCGACCACCTCGATCCTCACCGGGCTGACCCCGACCCGCCACCGCACCCAGTGCGAGGGGATCCGGCTCTCGCCGGCCTTCGAGACCCTCCCCGAGGCGCTGAACAAGCTGGGCTACAAGACCGCCGGCGTGGTGGGCAACGGCAACGGCGCGGGCATCGCCGGCCTCGACCAGGGCTTCAAGCACTACCAGGACACCAAGTTCTTCAAGGGCCTGCCCACCGCCGATATGGTCTTCGACGAGGTCGGCGCCTGGCTCGACGCGAACAAGAAGCTGAAGAAGAGCTTCATGTTCACCTTCGTGGTCGATCCCCACGACCCCTACCACGGCCCCTCCCCCGAGGCGGAGGCGCGCTGGCTCTGGGAGGGTCACCCCGAGATCCTCCGCGTGCCGCGCTGGGAGTACCCGAAGGGCAAGGACCCCACCCCCGACCAGCGGCGGGCGATGATCGCCGTCTACGACTCGGCGGTGCGCTACACCGACGAGGCCCTCGGCCGCCTCTTCGCCCGCCTGAAGAAGAACGGGCTCTGGGACCGGGCCACGATCATCGTCACCGCCGACCACGGCGACGGCTTCGGCGAGCACCGCTTCTACAAGCACGCCCACCACTTCTGGGAGGAGGTCGTCCGGGTGCCGATGATCATCCGCTCCCCCAAGATCCCCGCCGCCTCCCGGGGCCGGCGGGTGGACACCCTCGCCTCCTCGGTCGACATCTGGCCGACCATCGTCCAGATCGCCGGCGGCAAGCCCGACGCCTACGCCCGGCCCGGGGCGAGCCTCTTCGACGTCGCCGCCGGCAAGATCGATCCGGCGAGCCGCCGCATCTTCAGCGAGTACAACTGCTTCGGCATCTCGCGGCAGATGATGGTGGCCGGCAAGTACAAGGTGGTGCTCCAGCAGCCCGCCGACGAGGAGGAGTTCATGCGGACCGTGACCCGCAAGGACCTCCTGCCCTCCGTCATCTTCGATCGCGAGGAGCTGCAGGCCTGGGACCTCGAGGCCGATCCCCTCGAGGAGAAGAACCTGGTGCCCGGCACCGATCCCGCGAAGGCCCCGCCCGAGATCAAGGCCCTGCTCCAGGAGATGCGGAAGTACATCGAGACCCAGCCGGGAGGCCCGGCGATGCAGGCCGGGGAGATGGACGAGGCGACCGAGGCGAACCTCCGGGCGCTGGGCTACATCCAGTAGGGGTCGCGTTTCGTGCTCGCGGCTGCGAGCTGCGAGCTATCATCTATCAGCTGTCAGCTTCTGGTAGACGGTCTCGCAGGCCCGAGCCACGTTCTCCCAGGTGTTCGCCCGGGTGAAGCGTTCGGCGGCTTCCTGGAGCGCCTGGCGCCGCCCGGGGTCCTCGATCACTCCGAGCACCGCCTCTGCGAGCGCCTCCGGCGACGCACCACCGGCGACGACCCCCGCCTCCTCTCCGAGGCCCGCGGCGGCCGCGAGGGTCGTGACGACGGGGACGCCGAGGCCGATGGCGTTGAGGATCTTCAGGGGCAGCCCGCCGGGCTCCGTACGGGGGACGAGGAGCAGGCCCGCGGCGACGATCCAGCGGGCGGCGGCGGCGGCGTCGGGGGCCTCGACCACCCGCACCGCTCCCTCCTTCAGCCCACCCTCCTGCACGACCCGCTCCCGCGCCTCCGGGGGATCGTGGGAGACGATGAGCAGCCGCAACCCCGGGCGCTCCTCTCCGAGCCAGCGGACCGTCGCGAAGAGGCGGGGGAGGTCCTGGTAGGGATCGAGGTTGCCGGCGTAGGCCACCCAGGGTCCCGCCCCCAAGCTTCGGGCCAGCGCTGCCCGGTCCAGCCCCGGCGCCTGCTCGGCGGCCGGGCTGATCCCCGGAGGCAGCACCTCCCCCACGAAGTCCGCGCGATCCTCGGGTGCCCGCAGGCGCAGGCAGGCGTCGGAGGCGGCCGGCAGGCGCCGGTCGAAGAGCAGACCGGCCAGGGGCGCGAGCGGCCCGAGCAGGCGGGCGCGGCCGGCGCCGGCCCAGCTCTCCAGCTCGGCCTCGAGGTTCCCGTGCACCTGGTGCACCACCGGGATGCCGAGGGCCCGCCCCGCGAGCAGCGCCGCCAGCCCGCCCTCGTGGTTGTGGCCGTGGAGCACCTCCATCCGGCGGGTCGCGGGGTCCGAGAGCAGCCTGCCGAGCAGGGCGAGGTCGTTCACCGGCCGGGCCAGGCCCGGGCTGGAGCGCAGCGCGGAGGGCACCCCCGGCAGGGGCGGGCTCCGGTGGAGGGTGACCCGCGGGGGGACCTCACCGTCGAGGCGGCCGGCATAGCAGAAGAGGTGCACCTCGTGGCCGAGGGCGGCCTGCGCCCGCATCAGCTCGAAGAGGTAGCCCTGGGTGCCCCGCAGCGCCGGGAAGGGCGAGGCCAGGACGTGGCCGACGCGCGTCACTCGAAGTACCCCATCGCCGCGAGCCGCTCGCGGACCCGCGCCGCCTGCTCCGGCGTGTAGGGGGTCTCGCTCACCGGCCGGGGCGGGGCGGCCACGAGGCCGAGGGCCTCGCGCAGCAGTCCGGCGCCGTCGGCGATGGGCAGGGCGGCGGGGAGGGAGGCGAGGCGGGCCTCGAAGGCCGGGCCGGCGAGGGCGAGGATCCCCTCCCGGCGGTGGACCCCCAGGGGCGCCCTCCCCTTCCCGCCCAGGCGCGCCGCCCCGGAGAGGCGGCTGACCACGGGCCCGGGGCCGGCGGCGCCCAGCGCGGTGAGGCGGTAGCCCCGGTGCCGGCCCAGCTCCAGGGTCAGATCCGGCGCCTCCTCGGCGGCCCGCCCCCGGTGCAGCTCCCGGCGCGGCAGCACCGCCTCCACCAGGGGCTCCCCGGTCTCGGGGTGCCGCAGCCCGAGCAGGTGCGCGCTGATGGCCCGCTCGAGCACCTCGGCGTCCTCGGGCCGGACGGTGCCCAGGGGCTCGCGGCCCCGGAGGTTGAAGCGCACCGAGGGGGCGTAGGTGAGGGACTCGGAGAAGGCCGCCGAGCGGGAGATCTCCACCGCTCCCAGGCGCCGCCCGGTCTCCAGGCGCGAGGGCCAGTCCGTGTGCCGGCCCAGGCTCCGGAAGAGCTGCTCCTTGAGGCGGCCCGGCAGGTGGCGCAGGGCCGCGGCCTGCAGCGCCTCCCGGCCCCGTCGCCCGAGGCCGGCGGCGCCGCGAGGGGGCGAGCGCAGCGCGGTGAAGCCACCGGCGGCCAGCGCCCGGTTGGGGTGGAAGACCTCGTCGGAGGAGGACTCCATGCCGTGATCGCTGACCAGGATCACCGAGGTCCCCTCCCCCGAGAGCGCCAGCATCCGGGCCAGCCCCGCGTCCGCCTGCCGGTGGATCCGCTCCACCGCCTCGGCCTCTCGCGGCGTGACCCGCGCGGGCCGGCGCGGGGCGTGGGGATCGGCGAAGGCCAGGAAGTGGTGGCCCACCGTGTCGGTCTCGCCGAGGTGGATGGCGAAGAGGTCCCAGGGCTCCTCGGCGAGGAGGACCTCGGCGTAGCGCAGCTTGGTCCGGAGGCCCCGCTCCAGGGCGAGGAGCGCCCGCTCGTGCCAGCCCGGCCCGACGGAGAGCTCGTCGATCTCGGCGAAGGGCCAGGGCCCGAGCGCGCGGCGCAGGGCGGCGTGCCGTGCGGCGGGCCAGGCGGCGTCGGCCGGCGCCCGCAGCGCGACCGGCGCGTCGAAGCCCGCCAGGAGGAAGCCGCCCGGCAGGCGGGGCGGAGGGTAGGTGCCGGGGAAGCCCAGCGCGCAGACCCGCGCGCCGGCCTCGGCGGCCTCCTCCAGGACCGTCCGCACCCGCGGGCGGCCGCTGTGGAAGCGCGGCGCGTAGCCGCCCGGCTGCCAGCGCATGAAGTCGAGGACGCCGTGCTCCGAAGGGGGCAGCCCGGTGAAGAAGGAGGCCCAGGCGGGGAAGGTCACCGGCGGCCGGGTGCTCTCGAGCACGGCGCGCCCGCCCCGCGCGAGGAGCCCGGCCAGCGCCGGCAGCTTCCCGGCCTCGAGGAGGGGATCGATGATCGCCCAGTCGGCGCCATCGAGCCCCACGAGGAGCACGCGCGCCCCCATCTCCGATGCCCGCGCGGCCCTACTGCACGTAGCCGAGGGCCCGCAGGTCCTCCTCGAGGGCGGCGTCGACCTCCACGGCCTCGCCGCTCTTCTTCTTCGGCGGCGGGCGGCCGGCGAGGTGCCCCTCGAGCACCGACTGCAGCTCGGCGACGCGGGGATCGTCTGCGGCCAGCGGGCGCGCCTCGCCCGGATCGGCGGCGAGATCGTAGACGGCCAGCGCGGGGAGCCCGTTGGGGTTGCCCTCGTTCGCCTTCACCAGCTTCAGGCCGTCCCAGTAGAGGCCGGTGAGGACCGCGCCGTCGTGATCCTCCTCCATGAGCACCGGCCGCGGCTCCGGCGGGGTCTCGGCCAGGAGCGGCACGCCGTCCATCTCGGGCGGCAGCGCCACGCCGGCCAGCGCGAGCAGGGTCGGCGTCACGTCGATCTGCGCGGCGGGATCGCGGCGGGTCGTGCCCCCCTGCTCTCCCCCGGCCAGGCGCACGAGGAGGGGCACCCGCACCTGCTCCTCGAAGAGGGTGCGCCCGTGCCAGAAGCCTCCGTGGTCGGCGAACTCCTCCCCGTGATCGGCGGTCATCGCCACGACGGTGGTCTCGAGGAGGCCGCGCTCCTCCAGGCCCTTCATCAGGTCCCCGAAGGCGGCGTCCCAGTAGGTGACCTCGCCCTGGTAGAGCCCCCGCAGGTAGGGCGCCTGGGAGATCTCGGGCTCCGGAGTCCGCACCCGGGCCACGCCCTTCCCGTTCCAGGGCCGCTCCACGTAGGGGTCGTGGGGATCCATGTAGTGGACCCAGAGGAAGAAGGGGCCGTCGCCCAGCTCGTCGACCAGCGCCAGCGCGTCCCGGGTGATCGTCGGGCCCTCACCGTAGAAGCGCTCGACGACCAGCGCGTCGGAGAGCCTCTCCTGGATCAGGCGGGCGACGTTGATGACCGAGAGGCGCTGGGCGGCGCCCTCTGCGCCCAGGGGTCGCGAGGGGGCGTGGTAACGGTAGGCCGAGAAGCCCCGCTCGAAGCCGAAGTCCGGGGCGAGGTTCACGTTGGTGACCGAGGCCGCGGTGGCGTAGCCAGCCTTCCGGAAGGCCTCGGCCAGGTTGGGCCCCTCGCTCGGCAGCGGATCGACCTTGTGCTGGACGCCGTGGCGCCCGGGCTGCTGGCCGGTGAGCAGGGTCGAGACGGCGGGCCGGGTCCAGGCGGCGTTGGCGTAGAAGTTCTCGAAGCGGACGGCCTCGGCGGCGAAGGCATCGAGGTGGGGCGTCGCCCCCTCGGGGCCGCCCCAGGGGCCGGTGCTGTCCGCCCGCAGGGTGTCGGTCACGACCAGCACGACGTTCGGCCGCACCTTGCTCGCCTGGCCCTCGGCGTCGCTGGCCGCGGCGGGGCTGCCGGCGAGGAGGGCACGCCCGAGGAGGAAGAGGCCCACGAAGAAGACCAGGGAGGCCAGGCCCAGGGGCAGCCGGCGGGTCAGGGAGCGCACGGCGAGGGCCACCCCGAGGGCCAGGAGGGTGCCGCCGAGCAGGGCGAGCAGGGCCGCCACCGGCAGGGAGAGCCCGCCATCCCGGCTGATCCGGAAGGTGCCCAGGACCGTGAAGCCCAGGTCCGCGGCCAGGAAGGCAGAGAGGGCCCCCACCCCGCCGCGCGCGGCGAGGAAGGCGAGCAGGCGCCGCTGGGTGAGGACGCCCAGGAGGGGCAGGAGCACCATCCCCAGGCCCACGCCGGCGACCGCACCGAGGATGCCGTGCAGCCCCGCCGCGAAGACCGAGAGGCCCGCGCCCTCGGCGGCGGAGAGCCCGCCGCTCGCGATCATGGCCAGGGCCTCACCGGTGCCCGCCAGGGCGAGCCCGATGGCGCCGCCCGCGAGGGCCTCTCCGAGCGGCCGCAGCCGCTCCCGAACGCTCTTCTTCTCCACGGCTCCCTCGCTCAACTCTCGCCCCCGGCCGCCAGCGCCGGCTCGGGTTCGGAGAGGACCTCGTCGGTGGTCGTCGCGCCCTCGGCCTCCTCGGGGAAGATGTCGATGGCCCGCACGCCGGCCGAGAGCTCCTCGATCTGCGGGGCGTAGTCCCGGCCCCGGGTGACGAAGACCAGCCCGCCCAGCAGCGAGAAGGCCTCTCCCCCGATGAAGCCGAGGGTGCCCAGGAGGGCGGCCTGCTCCACCGGCACGCCGATCCGGGAGAGGAGGAAGACGAAGGCGCCCTCCCGCACCCCGAAGCCCGAGAAGGAGACCGGCACCAGGGTGGCGACGATCATCAGGGGCGCCACGAAGAGGATCTCCGAGGCCTTGATGTCGGCCCCCACCGCCTCGGCGGTGAAGAGGTACATGCTGGCGGTGCAGAGGTGCACCAGCACCCCGTAGAAGGTGGCGATGCCCAGCACCTTGCGCTGGTGCGCGAAGCGGCCGGCCGCCTCGGCGGCCTTGCCGATCTTGTCGCGCAGCCCGAAGAACCTCGGGACGAACCAGCGGTTGAGGGCCTCCACCGCGCCCGGCTTCACCAGGAGGAAGAAGGCCAGCCCCACCGGCACGAAGAAGACGCCGAAGAGGGAGACGAGGCCCTCGGTGGGCACGAAGCGCTGGCCGCCCGGGAGGGTGACGAGCACCAGCAGGCCCAGGGCGAAGAGGCCGATGACCTTCTCGACCAGGATGACCGCGATGCTGCGGGCGGGGGCCTTGGCGTGGCGGGCGATGTCGTAGGCGCGGTAGCCGTCGAGGCCGATGGTGCTGGGCACGACGATGCCGATGAAGCGCCCGACCAGGAAGGAGCCGATGAGGTGCCGCAGGGGCACCTCGAGATCCTGCCCCCGCAGGAGCCAGCGCCAACGAAGGATGGCCGAGAAGATCCCGGTCCCCTTCACCAGCATGACCGGAACGAGCCAGAGCAGGTTGGCCGCCGCCCAGGTGGCCTCGAGCTTGTCGAGGTCCAGCTTGCGGGCGAGCAGCACCAGGATGCCGATGGAGAGCGCGAGCTTGAGCCCGCTGAACGCCACCTTACGCAGCCTGCTTCCCTTTGTTGCTTTCATGGCAGCCATGCTAAGAGCGTATCGCTAAATGTTCGGTGATCCCCTGTCAAGCAATCACCGGATCCGACCCACCATTCCCGGAGTGCTGAAAATGCGCCTTTGCGGGCTTCTCTGCGCCCTGATCCTCACCGCGACCCTCTCCGGTTGCCCGGACGATGCACCTGCGCCCTCCCCTGCGCCAGCGCCCACCCCGGCGAAGGAGGCCCCCGAGGCCGCCCCGGCCGCCGGCGGCCCCTCACGAGTGATCGTGCTGGGCTTCGACGGCGTGGATCCCGATCTGGTCCAGAAGTGGATGGACGCCGGCCGCCTGCCGCACCTGAAGGCCCTCTCCGAGCGCGGCACCTTCGCCCGGCTGCAGTCCACCACCCCGCCCCAGTCCCCGGTGGCCTGGGCGACCTTCGCGTCGGGCCTCGAGCCGGGCGGGCACGGCATCTTCGACTTCATCGCCCGGAACCCCAAGACCTATCTGCCCTCGGTGGCCACGGTGAAGGTGAGCCGCCCCGAGGTGAAGAAGGGTCACCTCGAGCACGCCCTCGAGGGCGAGAACCTGCGCAGCGGCCCCTCCTTCTGGCAGACCGCCGGCAAGGCGGGGGTCCCCGGCTCGATCCTCTTCGTGCCCTACAGCTTCCCCCCCGACGGCGTCGAGGAGATGCGGGTCATCTCCGGCCTGGGCACCCCGGATCTGCGGGGCACCAACTCCTCCTTCCAGTACCTGGCCTCCGAGACCTTCCCGGGGGGCAAGAAGGCCGGCCTGACCAGCGGCGGCGTCTTCGAGAAGGTCCTCAGCGAGGGCAAGGGCACCTTCCGCGGCAACCTGCGGGGCGCCTCCCTCACGGTCGACGGCCGCAGCCAGAGCCTGGACTTCCCCCTCACCGTCGCGCAGGGCGCGGACGGGCTGGAGCTCGCCTTCCCCGAGGGCCACGCCGAGGCGGTCAAGGTGAAGCGGGGGGAGTGGAGCGAGACCATCACCCTGAAGCTCTCCCCGGTGCCCGGGACCACCTGGTCGGCCACCACCCGCGCCTACCCCGTGCCCGACGCCAGCGATCCCCTGGCCCTCTACTTCCTGCCCGTCTCGGCCGATCCCCGGACGCCCCCCTTCGCCGTCTCGACGCCCATGGGCTTCGCCGGCGAGCTGGCCGCGGCCGCGGGCGCCCCCTTCAAGACCGTGGGCTGGGTCCACGAGACCTCGGGCCTCTCCACCGAGGCCCTCGACGGCCAGGGCTTCCTCCTCGACCTCCACGCCACCATGGAGGCCCGCCGGAAGATCCTCCACGCGGTCCTCGACCAGCCCCACGATCGGCTCACCGTCGCCGCCTTCACCGCCACCGACCGCGTGGCGCACATGTTCTACCGGCTCTTCGACGAGAAGCACCCGCGCTTCGAGAAGGCGCTGGCGGACCGCCACGGCAAGGCCATCCAGGAGACCTACGAGAAGATGGACGCCATCGTGGGTGAGGTCGTCGCCCGCCTGCCGGCGGACGCGACCCTGCTCATCGTCAGCGACCACGGCTTCCACTCCTTCCGCCGGGGCGTGAACCTCAACCGCTGGCTGGTGGAGAAGGGCTACCAGACCCTGAAGAAGGGCGCCCCGGAGGGCCGCGACTTCTTCCGGGACGTCGACTGGTCGAAGACGCGGGCCTACGCCGTGGGCACCGGCCAGATCTGGCTGAACCTCGCGGGCCGGGAGAAGAAGGGCATCGTAGCCGCCGACGAGGCCGCCGCGCTGGCCCGGGAGATCGCCGAGGCCCTCGCCACCCTGCGCGACGGGGACGATCCCCTCCATGTCGTCCAGGCCGTGCACCTGGCCGAGAACACCTACAGCGGCGAGCACCGCGCCGACGCCCCGGACCTCACCGTCTCCTTCGCGGAGGGGTATCGCACCGGCTGGGGCTCGATCCTCGGCGGCGCCCCGAAGGCGCTCATCGAGGACAACCTGCGCAAGTGGTCGGGCGACCACGCCGCCTCCGACCCGAAGGACACCGAGGGCTTCCTCGTCTCGAACCGGAAGATCACCGCCGAGAAGCCGGCGATCCTCGACGTGGCCCCGACCGTCCTGCACCTGCTGGGCGTGGACAATCAGCTCCCCGGGAAGGTCTGGCTGCCCTAGAGGCGCGACAGGAACACCCGCTGAGGCTGACGCGGATGCCGACGGCGGACAACTGAGGCCATCTCAGCCTCAGCATCCGCCTCAGCGGCTTTTCCTTTCGGCCTACGACTCCTCGTCGTCGAGGGTGCGCTTGTACCCGCACTCCTTGTCGGAGCAGGCCACGTAGCGCCCGTCCTTCTTGCTGTACTTCTGCAGGAGGAAGGGCTTCTGGCACTGGGGGCAGGCCTCGGGCAGGGGCCGATCCCAGAGGGCGTTGGTGCAGTCGGGGTAGGCGCTGCAGCCGAAGAAGGTCCGCCCGCGCTTGCTGCGCCGCTCGGTGAAGTAGCCCTTGCCGCACTCGGGGCAGTCCACGCCCACCGAGAGGGGCTTGCTCGACTTGCACTCGGGGTAGCCGGTGCAGGCCATGAAGCGGCCGAAGCGGCCCCGCTTGATGACCATCGGCCGCCCGCACTTGTCGCAGCTCTCTTCGGTCTCCTCATCGCCGAGGAGCTCGATCTTGCCGTCCACCTCGCGGAAGTCGCCGGTGTTGCGGCAGTCGGGGTAGCCGCTGCAGGCGAGGAAGCGGCCGTTGCGCCCCCACTTGATGACCATCGCGGACTGGCACTTCTCGCAGACGAGGTCGGTCGGCGTCTCCTCCGCCTTGACGTCCCGCATCTCCTTCTCGGCCTTCTCGAGGGTGACCTTGAAGTTGCCGTAGAAGTCACCGAGGACCTTCTGCCAGTCGGCCTTCCCCTCCTCGACGCCGTCGAGGTCGTCCTCGAGCTTGGCGGTGAAGGTCGCGTCCATCACCCGCGGGAAGCTCTCGACGAGCAGCTCGGTGACGAGGTTCCCCAGCTCGGTGGGGTGGAAGCGGCTCTCGACCTTCTTGACGTACTCCTTGCTCTGGATCGTCGAGAGGATCGCGGCGTAGGTCGAGGGGCGGCCGATGCCCTTCTCCTCCAGCTCCTT is a genomic window of Deltaproteobacteria bacterium containing:
- a CDS encoding sulfatase — protein: MRTTDRLASYTLTSSLVLLGLLVLLAPPARAADAKETEAVAGAAAEAAPEKPAIVLNPTPPPPDLDWKKGKGTYLADSLPLLEAFEPAEIGPHPVILILVDALRPDHLSFHGYPRETSPNLDAFARDGLSFDRFYVAAPWTRPSTTSILTGLTPTRHRTQCEGIRLSPAFETLPEALNKLGYKTAGVVGNGNGAGIAGLDQGFKHYQDTKFFKGLPTADMVFDEVGAWLDANKKLKKSFMFTFVVDPHDPYHGPSPEAEARWLWEGHPEILRVPRWEYPKGKDPTPDQRRAMIAVYDSAVRYTDEALGRLFARLKKNGLWDRATIIVTADHGDGFGEHRFYKHAHHFWEEVVRVPMIIRSPKIPAASRGRRVDTLASSVDIWPTIVQIAGGKPDAYARPGASLFDVAAGKIDPASRRIFSEYNCFGISRQMMVAGKYKVVLQQPADEEEFMRTVTRKDLLPSVIFDREELQAWDLEADPLEEKNLVPGTDPAKAPPEIKALLQEMRKYIETQPGGPAMQAGEMDEATEANLRALGYIQ
- a CDS encoding glycosyltransferase family 4 protein, translating into MTRVGHVLASPFPALRGTQGYLFELMRAQAALGHEVHLFCYAGRLDGEVPPRVTLHRSPPLPGVPSALRSSPGLARPVNDLALLGRLLSDPATRRMEVLHGHNHEGGLAALLAGRALGIPVVHQVHGNLEAELESWAGAGRARLLGPLAPLAGLLFDRRLPAASDACLRLRAPEDRADFVGEVLPPGISPAAEQAPGLDRAALARSLGAGPWVAYAGNLDPYQDLPRLFATVRWLGEERPGLRLLIVSHDPPEARERVVQEGGLKEGAVRVVEAPDAAAAARWIVAAGLLLVPRTEPGGLPLKILNAIGLGVPVVTTLAAAAGLGEEAGVVAGGASPEALAEAVLGVIEDPGRRQALQEAAERFTRANTWENVARACETVYQKLTADR
- a CDS encoding alkaline phosphatase family protein, coding for MLLVGLDGADWAIIDPLLEAGKLPALAGLLARGGRAVLESTRPPVTFPAWASFFTGLPPSEHGVLDFMRWQPGGYAPRFHSGRPRVRTVLEEAAEAGARVCALGFPGTYPPPRLPGGFLLAGFDAPVALRAPADAAWPAARHAALRRALGPWPFAEIDELSVGPGWHERALLALERGLRTKLRYAEVLLAEEPWDLFAIHLGETDTVGHHFLAFADPHAPRRPARVTPREAEAVERIHRQADAGLARMLALSGEGTSVILVSDHGMESSSDEVFHPNRALAAGGFTALRSPPRGAAGLGRRGREALQAAALRHLPGRLKEQLFRSLGRHTDWPSRLETGRRLGAVEISRSAAFSESLTYAPSVRFNLRGREPLGTVRPEDAEVLERAISAHLLGLRHPETGEPLVEAVLPRRELHRGRAAEEAPDLTLELGRHRGYRLTALGAAGPGPVVSRLSGAARLGGKGRAPLGVHRREGILALAGPAFEARLASLPAALPIADGAGLLREALGLVAAPPRPVSETPYTPEQAARVRERLAAMGYFE
- a CDS encoding sulfatase, producing MEKKSVRERLRPLGEALAGGAIGLALAGTGEALAMIASGGLSAAEGAGLSVFAAGLHGILGAVAGVGLGMVLLPLLGVLTQRRLLAFLAARGGVGALSAFLAADLGFTVLGTFRISRDGGLSLPVAALLALLGGTLLALGVALAVRSLTRRLPLGLASLVFFVGLFLLGRALLAGSPAAASDAEGQASKVRPNVVLVVTDTLRADSTGPWGGPEGATPHLDAFAAEAVRFENFYANAAWTRPAVSTLLTGQQPGRHGVQHKVDPLPSEGPNLAEAFRKAGYATAASVTNVNLAPDFGFERGFSAYRYHAPSRPLGAEGAAQRLSVINVARLIQERLSDALVVERFYGEGPTITRDALALVDELGDGPFFLWVHYMDPHDPYVERPWNGKGVARVRTPEPEISQAPYLRGLYQGEVTYWDAAFGDLMKGLEERGLLETTVVAMTADHGEEFADHGGFWHGRTLFEEQVRVPLLVRLAGGEQGGTTRRDPAAQIDVTPTLLALAGVALPPEMDGVPLLAETPPEPRPVLMEEDHDGAVLTGLYWDGLKLVKANEGNPNGLPALAVYDLAADPGEARPLAADDPRVAELQSVLEGHLAGRPPPKKKSGEAVEVDAALEEDLRALGYVQ
- a CDS encoding lysylphosphatidylglycerol synthase transmembrane domain-containing protein, producing the protein MAFSGLKLALSIGILVLLARKLDLDKLEATWAAANLLWLVPVMLVKGTGIFSAILRWRWLLRGQDLEVPLRHLIGSFLVGRFIGIVVPSTIGLDGYRAYDIARHAKAPARSIAVILVEKVIGLFALGLLVLVTLPGGQRFVPTEGLVSLFGVFFVPVGLAFFLLVKPGAVEALNRWFVPRFFGLRDKIGKAAEAAGRFAHQRKVLGIATFYGVLVHLCTASMYLFTAEAVGADIKASEILFVAPLMIVATLVPVSFSGFGVREGAFVFLLSRIGVPVEQAALLGTLGFIGGEAFSLLGGLVFVTRGRDYAPQIEELSAGVRAIDIFPEEAEGATTTDEVLSEPEPALAAGGES
- a CDS encoding alkaline phosphatase family protein, with the translated sequence MRLCGLLCALILTATLSGCPDDAPAPSPAPAPTPAKEAPEAAPAAGGPSRVIVLGFDGVDPDLVQKWMDAGRLPHLKALSERGTFARLQSTTPPQSPVAWATFASGLEPGGHGIFDFIARNPKTYLPSVATVKVSRPEVKKGHLEHALEGENLRSGPSFWQTAGKAGVPGSILFVPYSFPPDGVEEMRVISGLGTPDLRGTNSSFQYLASETFPGGKKAGLTSGGVFEKVLSEGKGTFRGNLRGASLTVDGRSQSLDFPLTVAQGADGLELAFPEGHAEAVKVKRGEWSETITLKLSPVPGTTWSATTRAYPVPDASDPLALYFLPVSADPRTPPFAVSTPMGFAGELAAAAGAPFKTVGWVHETSGLSTEALDGQGFLLDLHATMEARRKILHAVLDQPHDRLTVAAFTATDRVAHMFYRLFDEKHPRFEKALADRHGKAIQETYEKMDAIVGEVVARLPADATLLIVSDHGFHSFRRGVNLNRWLVEKGYQTLKKGAPEGRDFFRDVDWSKTRAYAVGTGQIWLNLAGREKKGIVAADEAAALAREIAEALATLRDGDDPLHVVQAVHLAENTYSGEHRADAPDLTVSFAEGYRTGWGSILGGAPKALIEDNLRKWSGDHAASDPKDTEGFLVSNRKITAEKPAILDVAPTVLHLLGVDNQLPGKVWLP
- a CDS encoding type I DNA topoisomerase — protein: MACTGYPECKSSKPLSVGVDCPECGKGYFTERRSKRGRTFFGCSAYPDCTNALWDRPLPEACPQCQKPFLLQKYSKKDGRYVACSDKECGYKRTLDDEES